From the genome of Miscanthus floridulus cultivar M001 chromosome 10, ASM1932011v1, whole genome shotgun sequence, one region includes:
- the LOC136485658 gene encoding wall-associated receptor kinase 2-like — protein MSPLMVPVLLVLAATTATADNSMSVMPGCQQNCGGVDIPYPFGTGTGCFRKGFEVACINNNNGSAGEILVLATTDQTIRVLKLSVSPVPEARVLLPVAWQCFNTTGYVTGSYSGDVDFNKEGVYRISNTQNELFVLGCNTYAYTNGVRVHNSRYRYKYYTGCITVTPDTTDPRDGACAGLGCCHVDIPPGITDTSMTWTGWSHPDLDFCPCNYAFIVEKGNYTFKASDLLSTHIPNNQTMPLHVDWTMPLRLDWAIRDNGSTTSISCAQAPNKTDHEYACRSSRSECVDSTNGPGYFCNCTKGYEGNPYIAGGCTNINECLHPESYPCPSGSKCINTDGGYKCQCKFGRRGKQCGPLIPTPALALLATFVAGLFLALLLWYVHRDKKRRMKAAFFDKNGGKILKGAAGINIFTEKQLEKITSHYSNLIGEGAFGKVFKGTTDDNQQVAVKRSHNEGKDIGKRDNNLQQGDDIVNEITFQLGTTHTNLVRLVGCCLETNIPVLVFEFISKGSLHKLLHDTTHQVLRLRTRLNIAIGSAKALAYIHSNGDRIHGDIKSANILLDDNLQPKVSDFGSSKILSVDMYARAVSADMSYIDPVYMKTERFVAKSDVYSFSVVLLELTTRKTVKYGENKMNSLPVDFVKSCKEMGNGREMYDRDILSHDDGAQCQHCMECLDKIGTLAVRCLKEDVDERPTMAEVVDELKEAAKFVDKCKQQS, from the exons ATGTCACCGCTCATGGTTCCTGTGCTGCTCGTTCTTGCAGCAACGACAGCCACCGCCGACAACAGCATGTCCGTGATGCCGGGCTGCCAGCAGAACTGCGGAGGCGTAGACATACCGTACCCGTTCGGCACCGGCACTGGCTGCTTCCGCAAAGGGTTCGAGGTCGCctgcatcaacaacaacaacggcAGCGCCGGCGAGATTCTGGTGCTGGCGACGACCGACCAGACCATCCGGGTGCTGAAGCTGTCCGTGTCTCCGGTTCCAGAGGCCCGGGTGCTTCTTCCGGTGGCATGGCAGTGCTTCAACACCACCGGATACGTCACCGGCAGCTACTCCGGCGATGTCGACTTCAACAAAGAAGGCGTCTATCGCATCTCCAACACACAGAATGAGCTCTTCGTCCTCGGCTGCAACACCTATGCCTACACCAATGGCGTGAGGGTGCACAACAGCCGCTACCGCTACAAATACTACACGGGATGCATAACCGTCACCCCTGACACGACGGACCCGCGTGACGGTGCCTGCGCTGGCCTCGGCTGCTGCCACGTCGACATCCCGCCAGGCATCACGGACACCAGCATGACCTGGACTGGCTGGTCGCACCCCGACCTTGATTTCTGCCCCTGCAACTACGCCTTCATCGTAGAGAAGGGTAACTACACATTCAAGGCATCCGACCTTCTATCCACACACATACCCAACAACCAGACCATGCCTCTGCATGTGGACTGGACCATGCCGCTGCGTCTCGACTGGGCCATCCGCGACAACGGCTCGACGACTTCCATCTCCTGCGCTCAGGCACCCAACAAGACTGATCATGAGTACGCCTGCCGCAGCAGCCGCAGCGAGTGCGTCGACTCAACCAATGGCCCGGGGTACTTCTGCAATTGTACCAAAGGCTACGAGGGTAACCCCTACATCGCTGGTGGATGCACGA ATATCAACGAGTGCCTACATCCAGAATCATATCCTTGTCCAAGTGGCAGCAAATGCATTAACACAGATGGAGGCTATAAATGTCAATGCAAATTCGGCCGAAGAGGAAAGCAATGTGGTCCCTTAATTCCTACGCCTGCTCTGGCACTGTTAG CAACATTTGTCGCAGGCCTTTTTCTGGCTCTCCTACTTTGGTATGTTCATAGGGATAAAAAACGGCGAATGAAGGCAGCCTTCTTTGACAAAAACGGGGGTAAAATACTAAAGGGCGCAGCTGGCATCAACATATTCACAGAAAAGCAGCTGGAGAAGATCACAAGCCATTACAGCAATCTTATTGGAGAAGGTGCCTTTGGCAAGGTTTTCAAGGGAACAACTGATGACAACCAGCAAGTTGCGGTTAAACGCTCCCATAATGAAGGCAAGGACATTGGTAAAAGAGACAACAACCTTCAGCAAGGGGATGACATTGTGAACGAGATCACCTTCCAATTAGGCACAACCCACACAAACCTGGTCCGCCTTGTTGGGTGCTGCTTGGAGACAAATATCCCTGTGCTGGTCTTCGAGTTCATCAGTAAGGGGAGCCTCCATAAGTTGCTTCATGACACAACGCATCAGGTGCTGCGGCTACGGACACGCCTCAACATTGCCATCGGCTCTGCAAAGGCTCTTGCCTATATCCACTCAAATGGCGACCGAATCCATGGGGATATCAAGTCTGCCAACATCCTCTTGGATGATAACCTCCAGCCCAAGGTCTCCGACTTTGGATCATCCAAGATTTTGTCAGTTGATATGTATGCCAGGGCTGTGTCGGCTGACATGAGCTACATAGACCCAGTGTATATGAAGACGGAACGTTTTGTGGCCAAGAGTGATGTCTACAGCTTTAGCGTGGTGCTCCTCGAGCTGACCACCAGGAAGACTGTGAAGTATGGCGAAAATAAAATGAATAGCCTCCCCGTGGACTTTGTCAAATCTTGTAAAGAGATGGGCAATGGAAGGGAGATGTACGACAGGGATATTttgtctcatgatgatggtgcACAGTGTCAACATTGCATGGAGTGCCTTGACAAGATCGGCACTCTGGCAGTTCGATGTCTCAAGGAAGATGTGGATGAACGACCAACAATGGCAGAGGTCGTGGATGAACTGAAGGAAGCGGCAAAGTTTGTAGATAAATGTAAGCAGCAGTCATAA